Proteins co-encoded in one Borrelia hispanica CRI genomic window:
- the bdr gene encoding Bdr family repetitive protein yields MEYMQMEPVITRQMVLNELVKAGIKRDIADDLSYRYYKNELTTKDLEYLKENFDIKLEMLERGLRSDIEKVKDALDNKIDTKFNELDNKIDTKFNELDNKIDTVENNLNNKIDKVRDELKSDISLVRKDMEVNKMELDTKIDKFASEVKGTFKLHAWMFGTIITINVGIFLALISMLYALFIK; encoded by the coding sequence ATGGAGTATATGCAAATGGAGCCTGTAATTACTAGGCAGATGGTATTAAATGAGCTTGTAAAAGCTGGTATTAAGAGAGATATTGCGGACGATTTATCTTATAGATACTATAAAAATGAACTTACTACTAAAGATCTTGAATATTTAAAAGAGAACTTTGACATAAAATTGGAGATGTTAGAGCGTGGTTTAAGATCTGATATTGAAAAGGTTAAAGATGCCCTTGATAACAAAATAGATACTAAATTTAATGAACTTGATAACAAAATAGATACTAAATTTAATGAACTTGATAACAAAATAGATACTGTTGAAAATAACTTAAATAATAAAATCGACAAAGTAAGGGACGAATTAAAGTCAGATATTTCTCTTGTAAGAAAAGATATGGAAGTGAACAAAATGGAACTTGATACTAAGATAGATAAATTTGCATCAGAGGTTAAAGGAACATTTAAATTACATGCTTGGATGTTTGGGACTATTATTACCATTAATGTAGGAATATTTCTAGCATTAATATCTATGTTATATGCATTGTTTATAAAGTAG